One region of Salvia miltiorrhiza cultivar Shanhuang (shh) chromosome 3, IMPLAD_Smil_shh, whole genome shotgun sequence genomic DNA includes:
- the LOC131014997 gene encoding DDB1- and CUL4-associated factor homolog 1 isoform X1 encodes MEAPTDAEPQTQPEPSAPPAAEGAEERQEEDENDVLMAKAQSLIDKITASPENPSPNVLHALATILETQESSYMESADQSSTSNGRSSHNIGRLGNLIRENEEFFELITSKFLAERRYSVSVQAATTRLLFSCSLTWMYPHVFEDDVLANLRGWVMEEIPRSSGDDRHWKHDTGKRKSSDFEMLRTYSTALLAVCLPCGGQLVEDVLTSGISAKLMRYLRVRVLGDTSTNQKDGNPSIDNKSAQTITFPKMKEDGRGRLRIAIEASHVDADTSRISEKDHDRDAALLDDPARDRERSCRQACADECGIDEETPDSMVLEVDGYEAEADGEEKCNIRDYRESKTKPCGRSHREEDAEENVRDDSSRRKTNRGFSRTRGKVRSSEGVSETEQAITSPSSGSRLGQARSVKDRSGARNQDLRRFSDAKKSVGRNDVDPFIPHRDDNDDCFQNCKVGNKDITDLVKKAVRAAEAEARAANAPAIAIWAAGDDAAEVVKIAALEEYKKTNDEEAAVLAASRAASTVIDAANAVPAPRNSSNGDSDSGDSKATDAEFSEDIGEVSIPDNHSLAKLREKFCIQCLVVLGEYVEVLGPVLHEKGVDVSLALLQRSLKHKEASSGTVLLPDILKLICALAAHRKFAALFVDRGGMQRLLAVPRIALTYLGLSSCLFTIGSIQGIMERVCALPSNVIHQIVELALQLLERPQDHQARKNAALFFAAAFVFRAIIDAFDSQDGLQKLLSLLNDAASVRSGVSAGQSSNSGSLRNDRSTADVLTSSEKQIAYHTCSALRQYFRAHLLLLVDSIRPTKNIRSAPRNISRAAYKPLDISNEAMDAVFRQIQKDRKLGPALVRARWPVVDKFLLSNGHTTMLELCQAPPVERYLHDLLQYALGVLHIVTLVPYSRKPIVNATLSNDRVGIAVILDAANGAGYVEPEIVEPALNLLINLVCPPPSISNKPSSIMQGHQAYSNQTGNGSAVESRDKNAERNITERAVNVPVQNEPRERNGEPASVDRGGSVAPSSSSSINNTLSQASSSTVASGLVGDRRISLGAGAGCAGLAAQLEQGYRQARESVRANNGIKVLLQLLQPRMVTSPAALDCLRALTCRVLLGLARDDTIAHILTKLQVGKKLSELIRDSGGQSAGGEQNRWQAELAQVTFELIGVVTNSGRASTLAASDAATPTLRRIERAAIAAATPISYHSRELLLLMHEHLQASGLAESAATLLKEAKLTPLPSLAAPSSLAHEASGQEASAIQIQWPSARAACGFLSDKSKISLHQEDSSFRSESAYLSSKKKILPSSAAQSHSKVPLKPEDSPVASSSKINFNLEKASVAADGVGTPLLSVPKSGGDADTQVRTPIVLPMKRKLTELKESGLGLSVKRLNTGEQSLRSPCFTTPNTSRRSGLYSDATLFCTPISTPREYQSRDIDENQLTGQASSSQLPNDPQPSGSERLTLDSLVVQYLKHQHRQCSAPITTLPPLSLLQPHVCPEPRRSLDAPSNVTSRLSNREFRSRQGGIHGLRKDRQFVYSRFRPWRSCRDDTSSLLTCIAFLGDSSRIAGGGHTGDLKVFDSNSNIVLDSCTSHQSPLTLLQSHFSDENQLILSSSAMDVRLWDASSVSAGPKHSFDGIKAAKFSNSGGIFAALRSDSPRREILLYDTHTCQLDLTLSDTSTIVSGRGQAYSLVHFSPSDSMVLWNGVLWDRRVSGPIHRFDQFTDYGGGGFHPAGNEVIINSEVWDLRKFRLLRSVPSLDQTTITFNASGDVIYGILRRNLEDVTSTFNTRRVKHPLFSAFRTVDAVNYSDIATIPVDRCVLDFATEPTDSFVGLITMDDQDEMYSSARVYEIGRRKPTDDDSDPDDAESEEDEDDEGDDDSILEGDLDVDGDSDADDMSNDDDDSVSEFDDDEEDDGDFMMDGVDFDGGGILEIVTEGDEDDDSDILESFSSGDEDDL; translated from the exons ATGGAGGCGCCCACGGATGCTGAGCCTCAAACTCAGCCGGAGCCATCCGCCCCGCCGGCGGCGGAGGGGGCTGAGGAGCGGCAGGAGGAGGATGAGAATGACGTTTTGATGGCCAAGGCACAGTCGTTGATAGATAAGATCACTGCGAGCCCTGAGAACCCTAGCCCCAACGTGCTCCATGCCCTCGCCACCATTCTGGAGACGCAGGAATCCAG CTACATGGAAAGTGCAGATCAGTCTTCGACAAGCAATGGCAGGTCTTCTCATAATATTGGCCGACTTGGAAATCTTATTCgg GAGAACGAAGAATTTTTTGAGTTGATAACTTCAAAATTTCTAGCTGAAAGAAGATATTCAGTATCAGTACAGGCAGCTACGACAAGGCTTCTTTTCAGTTGTTCGCTAACCTGGATG TATCCACATGTATTTGAAGATGATGTCCTAGCTAACTTAAGAGGGTGGGTGATGGAGGAGATTCCGCGCTCGTCTGGTGATGACCGTCATTGGAAGCATGACACGGGGAAAAGAAAATCATCGGATTTTGAAATGTTACGGACATACTCTACTGCTCTTCTTGCTGTATGCTTGCCCTG TGGTGGTCAACTTGTAGAAGATGTCCTAACTTCAGGAATATCAGCTAAGCTAATGCGTTATTTACGAGTTCGGGTTTTAGGAGACACAAGCACAAATCAGAAAGATGGCAATCCATCGATTGACAACAAAAGTGCACAAACCATCACGTTCCCTAAAATGAAAGAGGACGGTAGGGGTAGGTTACGAATAGCGATAGAGGCTTCTCACGTGGATGCAGACACTTCGAGAATAAGTGAGAAGGATCATGATAGAGATGCTGCCCTGTTAGATGACCCTGCTAGGGATCGTGAGAGGAGCTGTAGGCAAGCATGCGCAGATGAATGTGGCATTGATGAGGAAACCCCTGATAGTATGGTTCTTGAGGTTGATGGTTATGAAGCAGAAGCAGATGGTGAAGAAAAGTGCAATATTAGAGATTATCGCGAGTCAAAAACAAAACCTTGTGGAAGATCTCATAGGGAAGAAGATGCTGAAGAAAATGTGAGAGATGACTCTTCCAGACGAAAAACAAATCGTGGATTTTCCAGAACAAGAGGAAAGGTTAGGTCCAGCGAAGGAGTATCCGAGACCGAGCAAGCTATTACCTCCCCAAGTTCTGGAAGTAGGTTAGGGCAGGCACGGAGTGTGAAAGACAGGAGTGGAGCTAGAAATCAGGATCTGAGAAGATTTTCAGATGCTAAAAAGAGTGTAGGAAGGAATGATGTGGATCCTTTTATCCCTCACAGAGACGACAATGATGATTGCTTCCAGAACTGCAAAGTTGGCAACAAAGACATTACAGATTTGGTTAAAAAAGCTGTAAGAGCTGCTGAAGCTGAAGCAAGAGCAGCCAATGCTCCTGCTATAGCCATATGGGCAGCTGGTGATGATGCTGCTGAAGTGGTTAAAATTGCTGCATTGGAG GAATACAAGAAGACCAATGATGAAGAAGCTGCTGTGCTTGCTGCTTCAAGAGCTGCTTCTACTGTCATAGATGCTGCTAATGCAGTTCCTGCTCCGAG AAATTCAAGCAATGGTGATAGTGATTCAGGTGATTCAAAGGCTACAGATGCAGAATTTAGTGAAGATATTGGTGAAGTCTCAATCCCAGACAACCACTCCCTTGCGAAGCTAAGGGAGAAGTTCTGTATCCAGTGTCTTGTAGTTCTGGGGGAGTATGTTGAAGTTCTTGGTCCTGTTCTCCATGAGAAGGGGGTTGATGTCTCTCTTGCATTATTGCAAAGAAGTCTTAAGCACAAAGAGGCATCAAGTGGTACGGTTCTTTTGCCAGATATTTTGAAATTGATCTGTGCCTTGGCTGCTCATCGGAAGTTTGCTGCATTATTTGTGGATCGTGGTGGCATGCAAAGACTGCTTGCTGTTCCAAGAATTGCACTGACATATCTTGGTTTATCATCCTGCTTATTTACAATTGGTTCAATTCAG GGGATAATGGAGCGTGTTTGTGCCCTTCCTTCAAATGTAATCCATCAGATTGTTGAGTTGGCTCTACAACTTCTTGAGCGTCCACAGGATCATCAAGCCCGAAAGAATGCTGCATTGTTCTTTGCTGCTGCTTTTGTCTTCAGAGCCATCATTGATGCATTTGATTCACAGGATGGTTTGCAGAAACTACTCTCTCTTTTGAACGATGCTGCCTCAGTAAGATCTGGGGTTTCTGCTGGGCAGTCAAGTAACTCGGGATCTCTTCGAAATGATCGGTCCACTGCGGATGTATTGACCTCTTCAGAAAAACAGATAGCTTATCACACTTGTAGTGCACTGCGTCAATATTTCAGAGCACATCTCCTTTTGCTTGTGGATTCTATTAGACCTACGAAAAATATTCGGAGTGCACCTAGAAACATTTCTAGGGCAGCATACAAGCCACTGGACATAAGCAATGAGGCAATGGATGCTGTTTTCCGTCAAATACAGAAGGATCGGAAACTGGGCCCTGCACTTGTGAGAGCACGTTGGCCTGTAGTtgataaatttttgttatctaaTGGTCATACCACTATGTTGGAGTTGTGTCAG GCCCCACCAGTAGAACGCTATTTGCATGATTTGCTTCAGTACGCCCTTGGTGTACTGCATATTGTGACTTTGGTACCTTATAGCCGCAAACCTATTGTTAATGCCACTTTAAGCAATGATCGAGTGGGTATAGCTGTCATTTTGGATGCTGCAAACGGTGCTGGTTATGTTGAACCTGAG ATTGTTGAGCCGGCATTGAATCTGTTGATAAATCTTGTTTGCCCTCCTCCATCGATCAGCAACAAACCAAGCTCTATCATGCAAGGCCACCAAGCTTATTCTAACCAAACTGGAAATGGATCTGCTGTGGAGTCCAGGGACAAAAATGCCGAAAGGAACATCACGGAACGAGCAGTCAATGTTCCTGTCCAGAATGAACCAAGGGAACGAAATGGAGAACCTGCTTCCGTGGATAGAGGTGGCTCAGTAGctccatcatcatcatcatctattAATAACACATTGTCACAAGCATCGTCATCTACAGTGGCTTCTGGCCTAGTCGGAGATCGAAGGATATCTTTAGGTGCTGGAGCAGGTTGTGCTGGGCTTGCTGCGCAGCTGGAACAAGGCTATCGGCAAGCCAGAGAATCTGTTCGTGCAAACAATGGTATCAAGGTTCTTCTTCAGCTTCTCCAACCAAGGATGGTAACATCTCCTGCTGCTCTTGATTGTCTTCGTGCTCTGACATGCCGAGTTCTTCTTGGTTTGGCAAGAGATGACACAATTGCTCATATATTAACAAAGCTTCAG GTAGGAAAAAAGCTCTCAGAGCTTATTCGAGATTCTGGGGGCCAATCTGCTGGAGGTGAGCAAAACAGGTGGCAGGCAGAGCTCGCTCAAGTGACTTTTGAGCTGATTGGA GTTGTAACTAATTCTGGGCGTGCGAGTACTTTAGCAGCCAGTGATGCTGCTACCCCAACCTTGCGGCGTATTGAAAGAGCTGCCATTGCTGCTGCTACTCCCATTTCTTACCATTCTAG GGAACTCTTGCTCCTCATGCACGAGCACCTTCAAGCATCTGGTTTAGCAGAAAGTGCAGCTACACTTCTTAAAGAGGCTAAATTGACACCCTTGCCATCATTAGCTGCTCCTTCATCTTTAGCACATGAAGCCTCTGGACAGGAAGCTTCTGCAATACAAATTCAATGGCCATCAGCTCGTGCCGCTTGTGGATTCTTGTCAGATAAATCAAAAATTTCTCTTCATCAGGAAGATTCCAGTTTCAGATCTGAATCAGCTTACTTGTCTTCAAAGAAGAAAATATTGCCATCATCAGCTGCTCAAAGTCACTCAAAAGTTCCATTAAAACCAGAGGATAGTCCAGTAGCGTCAAGTAGcaaaataaatttcaatttgGAAAAAGCTTCTGTAGCTGCAGACGGTGTGGGAACTCCATTATTGTCTGTTCCAAAATCTGGTGGTGATGCGGATACTCAGGTTAGAACCCCAATAGTGTTGCCAATGAAACGCAAATTGACAGAATTGAAAGAAAGTGGGTTGGGCTTATCAGTAAAAAGACTCAACACTGGTGAGCAATCACTTAGATCTCCTTGTTTCACCACACCTAATACTTCTCGCAGAAGTGGTCTGTATTCAGATGCAACTCTGTTCTGCACACCAATATCTACTCCGAGGGAGTATCAGAGTCGGGATATTGATGAAAATCAGTTGACTGGTCAGGCTTCTTCCTCCCAACTGCCCAATGATCCACAACCTTCTGGCTCTGAACGGCTTACCTTGGATTCTCTCGTTGTCCAGTACTTAAAGCACCAACATCGTCAATGTTCTGCACCAATTACAACTTTACCTCCTCTTTCACTCTTGCAACCTCATGTTTGTCCAGAACCAAGAAGAAGTCTTGATGCTCCATCAAATGTCACATCTCGTCTTAGCAACCGTGAATTTAGAAGTAGACAGGGGGGAATTCATGGGCTTCGAAAGGATCGCCAGTTTGTTTATAGTAGATTCAGACCATGGCGAAGTTGCCGCGATGACACTAGTTCACTTTTAACGTGCATTGCATTCCTAGGAGATTCTTCTCGGATTGCTGGTGGTGGGCATACCGGGGATCTGAAAGTGTTCGACTCTAACAGCAACATTGTATTAGACAGTTGTACAAGTCATCAGTCTCCTCTTACACTTCTGCAGTCTCATTTCTCTGACGAAAATCAACTTATACTTTCTTCAAGTGCAATGGATGTCCGCCTGTGGGATGCATCTTCAGTTTCTGCTGGTCCCAAGCACTCATTTGATGGAATCAAAGCTGCCAAATTCAGTAATTCTGGTGGAATTTTTGCAGCACTACGATCAGATTCACCACGTCGGGAGATTCTTCTGTATGATACTCACACGTGTCAGTTGGACTTAACGCTGTCGGATACATCTACCATCGTTTCTGGTCGTGGGCAGGCATATTCTCTGGTTCATTTTAGCCCGTCCGACTCTATGGTACTTTGGAATGGAGTTTTGTGGGATCGAAGGGTCTCGGGTCCAATTCATCGCTTTGATCAATTTACTGAttacggcggcggcggctttcATCCTGCTGGGAATGAG GTGATTATAAACTCTGAGGTTTGGGATCTTCGCAAGTTTAGGCTGCTTCGGAGTGTTCCATCGTTGGACCAGACAACGATAACATTTAATGCTAGTGGTGATGTTATCTACGGCATTCTGAGGAGAAATCTGGAGGATGTCACATCAACTTTCAACACTCGTCGCGTGAAGCACCCTCTCTTCTCTGCTTTCCGCACTGTGGACGCCGTGAACTATTCCGACATTGCCACGATCCCCGTGGACCGCTGTGTGCTCGACTTTGCAACCGAACCGACTGATTCATTCGTGGGTCTAATCACAATGGACGACCAGGACGAGATGTACTCCTCCGCGAGGGTGTATGAGATCGGAAGGCGCAAGCCGACGGACGACGACTCCGATCCTGACGACGCGGAGAGTGAGGAGGATGAGGACGACGAAGGTGATGACGATTCAATCTTGGAAGGGGATCTGGATGTGGATGGTGATAGCGATGCTGATGATATGAGCAATGACGACGACGACAGTGTGAGCGAGTTCGATGACGACGAGGAAGATGATGGGGATTTCATGATGGATGGTGTCGATTTCGATGGCGGTGGGATTCTGGAGATTGTGACGGAAGGCGACGAAGACGACGACAGCGACATTCTTGAATCTTTTAGCAGCGGGGATGAGGATGATTTGTAA